One genomic region from Homalodisca vitripennis isolate AUS2020 chromosome 6, UT_GWSS_2.1, whole genome shotgun sequence encodes:
- the LOC124365428 gene encoding uncharacterized protein LOC124365428, translated as MEKTIVSSISDDNPDFELEGYTVIGVCYSLLAASLQEAFGDGIYSPSIGFTLAFGNYGKELVALSGLLMSIGGLIGGVCPIVFSTWIRRHRYARKSIVLIGCSGQLLAYLITFINLPDTAVFGDTDQLSLITPSVTLAMTGSLLLTFGDSCLNTQIYSIIAELFRESSAEACAFYKLIKAVAIATSFYSCSHIGLHVQAAILSTMALVGVFFFFVADNDIPVATNEIKTVPQDIETSQNKKI; from the exons ATGGAG AAAACTATCGTGTCCAGCATCTCTGATGACAATCCCGACTTCGAATTAGAAGGCTACACTGTCATCGGAGTGTGTTACTCACTCCTTGCAGCAA GTTTGCAAGAAGCATTTGGAGATGGAATATATAGTCCGAGTATTGGATTCACTTTGGCATTTGGGAATTACGGCAAGGAGTTGGTGGCACTAAGTGGTCTCTTAATGAGTATCGGCGGTCTAATTG GTGGAGTGTGCCCCATTGTGTTCTCCACATGGATTAGAAGACACAGGTATGCTCGGAAATCAATAGTCCTGATCGGTTGCTCTGGACAGCTGTTGGCTTATCTTATCACATTCATCAACCTACCAGACACTGCGGTGTTTGGCGACACTGACCAACTGAGTCTCATAACTCCGAG TGTAACGTTGGCCATGACAGGAAGTCTACTTCTGACCTTTGGAGATTCATGTTTAAACACTCAAATCTACTCCATTATTGCCGAACTATTTCGAGAGAGTAGCGCCGAGGCATGTGCCTTTTACAAGCTCATCAAG GCTGTAGCCATTGCTACCAGTTTCTATAGTTGTAGCCACATCGGACTGCACGTTCAAGCAGCGATCCTGTCAACGATGGCTCTCGTTGGAGTTTTCTTTTTCTTCGTTGCTGACAACGACATCCCTGTAGCAACCAATGAAATCAAGACAGTTCCTCAAGACATCGAAACAAgtcaaaacaagaaaatataa